Proteins found in one Dehalococcoidales bacterium genomic segment:
- a CDS encoding helix-turn-helix transcriptional regulator → MNWKEHKKRLLEDPNFRKEFENLEPQYKLATTLIKLRLAKGLTQEQLAALLNTKQESIARVESGGALPSLSTIKKIADALDAELEINLKPRVKAEERESENTSKK, encoded by the coding sequence ATGAACTGGAAAGAACACAAAAAAAGACTACTGGAAGACCCCAATTTCAGAAAAGAATTTGAGAATTTAGAACCGCAATACAAGCTGGCTACAACCCTGATTAAATTACGGCTGGCAAAAGGGCTAACCCAAGAACAATTAGCAGCTTTATTAAATACCAAGCAAGAAAGTATTGCGAGGGTAGAGAGTGGCGGAGCACTCCCGTCACTATCGACGATTAAAAAAATAGCGGACGCATTGGATGCCGAATTAGAGATTAACCTCAAGCCGAGGGTTAAAGCCGAAGAGCGCGAATCGGAGAATACATCAAAGAAATAA
- the mgtE gene encoding magnesium transporter: protein MEEMKVEAFKALLAEKNFKVLREKLLETEPSNIAELLDNIPDDIAVIVFRLLPKPLAVDVFDYMDGSLQNRLLGCFSDQAARTFLESLPPDDRIELLDEVPANVARRLLQILSPEQKRLTLYLLGYEEGTAGREMTPYFVDLHAYMTVSQAMERIRKLAINRETVYVCYVMDRARHLIGTVSLRDLVVADPEARISDIMTPNPEFVFTHTDREEVVKILRERELIAVPVVDNEERLVGIITYDDVVDIIEEETTEDIYRFGAVSVTEKSYFTSRILDVVRSRAVWLLLLIFVNMVTGSIIAGQEALLGEIVILAAFIPLLIGTGGNVGSQSATVVIRGLATGEVNPKKAVGIVIRESIVGIVLGIFLGILVLGMAYFLGRNLMVAVVVSVTLIAIALMATVVGGSLPFIFRTLKLDPALVSAPFITTIMDIFGVLLYFLVAHLILAI from the coding sequence ATGGAAGAAATGAAAGTAGAAGCCTTTAAAGCGTTACTGGCGGAGAAGAACTTCAAGGTTTTGCGCGAAAAACTGTTGGAGACCGAGCCGAGTAATATTGCCGAATTACTTGATAATATCCCTGATGATATTGCCGTAATTGTTTTTCGTTTGCTCCCGAAACCGCTGGCAGTCGATGTTTTTGATTATATGGACGGCTCACTGCAAAACCGCTTGCTCGGCTGTTTTTCGGACCAAGCGGCGCGTACCTTCCTTGAATCGCTGCCGCCTGACGATCGTATCGAACTTTTGGATGAAGTTCCGGCAAACGTTGCCCGCAGGCTTTTACAAATACTTTCTCCCGAGCAGAAGCGTCTAACCCTCTATCTGTTAGGATACGAAGAAGGCACTGCCGGCCGTGAAATGACCCCTTATTTTGTTGATTTGCACGCCTACATGACTGTATCGCAGGCAATGGAAAGAATCCGCAAACTGGCAATCAATCGCGAAACGGTTTACGTTTGTTACGTAATGGACCGTGCCCGCCATCTAATCGGCACCGTTTCTTTGCGCGACCTTGTGGTTGCCGATCCCGAGGCACGCATTTCGGATATTATGACACCGAATCCCGAATTTGTGTTTACCCATACCGACCGGGAAGAAGTGGTTAAGATTCTGCGCGAACGTGAGCTTATTGCTGTTCCCGTGGTGGATAACGAGGAGCGGTTGGTAGGTATTATTACTTACGACGATGTTGTCGATATTATTGAAGAAGAAACAACCGAAGATATTTATCGTTTCGGCGCTGTTTCGGTTACCGAAAAGAGCTATTTTACCAGCCGTATACTGGACGTGGTCAGAAGCCGTGCGGTGTGGCTGCTGCTGCTGATTTTCGTTAACATGGTAACCGGCTCCATTATTGCGGGGCAGGAGGCCCTTTTAGGCGAAATAGTTATCCTGGCGGCGTTTATTCCTTTACTGATTGGAACCGGCGGTAACGTTGGTTCGCAATCGGCAACCGTTGTGATTCGCGGTTTGGCAACCGGTGAGGTCAACCCTAAAAAGGCGGTGGGGATTGTAATCCGAGAATCAATTGTGGGGATTGTTTTAGGTATCTTCCTCGGTATATTGGTGCTTGGAATGGCTTATTTCTTGGGGCGCAATCTGATGGTTGCGGTGGTTGTTTCGGTAACCCTGATTGCTATTGCGCTGATGGCAACCGTTGTCGGCGGTTCACTGCCTTTTATTTTCCGAACGCTTAAGCTCGATCCGGCATTGGTTTCCGCTCCCTTTATTACGACAATAATGGATATTTTCGGTGTTCTGCTTTATTTCCTGGTGGCACACCTTATACTTGCAATCTAG
- a CDS encoding DUF1538 domain-containing protein: protein MLAELKTATLEALGSILPLVAVISILQFTVLHIPTNLFINFLIGAAMAIVGVTLFLAGVRMGILPMGRDVGAELPQHQSVILVVIVAIVFGFVVTVTEPGVTVLSTMFTDLGGGGGSAMVIVIAAGMAVLFTAALIRIIFGTSIRILMVAAYGIAVVLALFAPPEFVGVAFDAGSAAAGSFTVPMFLALGLGFVSVMARRSPLSDGFGLVGLACAGPIIGVLLLGVLL, encoded by the coding sequence ATGTTAGCAGAACTGAAAACCGCAACCCTGGAAGCCCTCGGGTCTATTCTCCCGTTAGTTGCCGTCATTTCAATCCTGCAATTTACCGTTTTACATATTCCCACCAATCTTTTCATTAATTTCCTTATCGGTGCCGCAATGGCTATTGTGGGGGTGACCCTCTTTTTGGCCGGTGTCAGGATGGGTATCTTGCCGATGGGCAGGGATGTCGGTGCCGAATTGCCGCAGCATCAATCAGTGATATTGGTTGTTATCGTCGCTATAGTTTTCGGGTTTGTGGTTACTGTTACCGAACCGGGCGTAACGGTTTTAAGCACGATGTTTACCGATTTGGGCGGAGGCGGCGGGTCTGCAATGGTGATTGTTATCGCAGCCGGTATGGCGGTTCTTTTTACTGCGGCTTTAATACGCATTATTTTTGGAACTTCAATCAGAATTCTGATGGTTGCGGCTTACGGGATTGCCGTGGTTTTAGCACTCTTTGCTCCTCCGGAATTTGTCGGGGTAGCTTTTGACGCCGGGTCGGCGGCCGCCGGTTCTTTTACCGTTCCCATGTTTTTGGCTTTGGGGTTAGGTTTTGTTTCGGTTATGGCACGTAGGTCGCCGCTATCGGATGGTTTCGGGCTTGTTGGGCTTGCCTGTGCCGGTCCGATAATCGGTGTTTTATTATTGGGGGTGCTCCTTTGA
- a CDS encoding MerR family transcriptional regulator → MGYTVKKLADIAGISVRTLHYYDKLGLLKPRSRDINDYRYYDDEAVIRLQQIMFFRELGFKLNEIKRILADPNFNPIEALQSQKILLLKKAERTNKMIATIEKTIETLKGERDMPIKEYYEGFSDEQIERYRQEVRERWGEETLKDSETRVMNMGKEKFKALQEKGGAIFMAIRENMSKGHASQEVQELVAEWRIWLENFAHYSDEAVLGLGQAYSNHPDFAQFFRKFGEDFPQFFTEAIEYYCANKKS, encoded by the coding sequence ATGGGTTACACGGTTAAAAAACTGGCTGATATTGCCGGAATCAGTGTGCGCACACTGCACTACTATGATAAATTGGGGCTTTTAAAACCAAGGTCTCGCGATATTAACGATTACAGATATTATGATGACGAAGCGGTAATCCGCCTGCAACAAATTATGTTTTTCCGCGAACTGGGTTTTAAGCTAAATGAAATTAAAAGAATTCTGGCAGACCCCAATTTTAATCCGATTGAAGCACTGCAATCGCAAAAGATACTGCTTCTCAAAAAAGCGGAACGCACCAACAAAATGATAGCCACAATCGAAAAAACAATCGAAACCTTAAAAGGAGAACGGGATATGCCGATTAAAGAATATTACGAAGGCTTTAGCGACGAGCAAATCGAAAGATACAGACAGGAAGTGCGCGAACGCTGGGGGGAGGAAACCCTAAAAGACAGTGAAACGCGGGTTATGAATATGGGTAAAGAGAAATTTAAGGCATTACAGGAAAAGGGCGGGGCCATCTTTATGGCTATTAGGGAGAATATGTCGAAAGGACACGCCAGCCAAGAAGTGCAAGAGCTGGTAGCCGAATGGAGAATTTGGTTGGAAAACTTTGCACACTATTCGGACGAAGCCGTCCTCGGGCTGGGGCAAGCCTACAGCAATCACCCCGATTTTGCCCAATTTTTCCGTAAATTCGGTGAGGATTTCCCCCAATTCTTTACCGAGGCGATCGAATACTACTGTGCCAACAAAAAGAGTTAA
- a CDS encoding DUF1538 domain-containing protein: protein MIPAPFSGLLSVFGNVALPVLLLVAFFLVFQFVFLKRPLRQVFLLLRGVLIAYIGLVLFLQGIDVAFMPMGGIIGETLGGFASPWALIAVGFVLGFLVTFAEPQVRILSQQIEKASSGFVRAPLILYTLCIGVGLFAGLAMARTLFGVPLLYILIPGYMIAFLLLIFSDKNFVAIAFDSGSVATGPLTVALIVSIATGAAAVTEGSSVLVDGFGTIGIITLAPIISIQLLSLLYRMKPPQGEKNG from the coding sequence TTGATTCCGGCCCCCTTTAGCGGACTTTTAAGTGTCTTCGGCAATGTCGCTCTGCCCGTGCTTTTGCTTGTGGCGTTCTTTTTGGTATTTCAATTTGTATTCCTGAAAAGACCGCTAAGACAAGTATTCCTCCTTTTACGCGGTGTATTAATCGCATATATCGGATTGGTTCTTTTCTTACAAGGAATAGATGTCGCCTTTATGCCGATGGGTGGTATAATCGGAGAGACATTAGGCGGTTTTGCGAGCCCATGGGCTTTGATTGCGGTTGGTTTTGTACTTGGCTTTTTGGTGACGTTTGCCGAGCCTCAAGTGCGAATTTTATCCCAGCAGATTGAAAAGGCCTCAAGTGGTTTTGTAAGGGCGCCTCTGATATTGTATACGCTATGTATCGGTGTCGGGCTTTTTGCGGGGCTGGCAATGGCGAGGACCCTTTTCGGGGTTCCTTTACTGTATATTTTAATACCGGGATATATGATTGCATTTTTACTGCTCATATTCTCCGATAAAAACTTTGTGGCAATTGCCTTTGATTCGGGAAGTGTTGCAACCGGCCCGTTAACCGTTGCATTAATTGTTTCAATCGCTACGGGGGCGGCTGCGGTAACCGAAGGGAGCAGCGTCCTGGTTGACGGATTCGGAACTATTGGTATAATTACTCTGGCGCCGATTATTTCGATACAACTGTTAAGCTTGCTTTATCGTATGAAACCGCCGCAAGGAGAAAAAAATGGGTGA